Part of the Scylla paramamosain isolate STU-SP2022 unplaced genomic scaffold, ASM3559412v1 Contig7, whole genome shotgun sequence genome, GTGGATTGTGTGAGTGTGCCTGGTGGACTGGTTTTATGTTATGAACTGAGTTTGTAGCAACCGGTGAAGGTGTCGGGCAGACGCGGGTATATGGTGTCTGTGGTTGAGCAGTGAATCCTGAGTAATGTGGCAATGGTTGAGTATATGAGTTTGCATACTGAAATGATTGTATGGGATGGTGAGTTCCAAGTGTCTGAGCACGATGAAGTACATTTAGTAGCTCAATTTTTGTCATTAAACGACTGCTTTCTGGcacctttttcatctctttgtaGAGTGACAAGCAAAATAATTTATCCTCAtcattctgtttttcttcttcaatttgtCTCGCCAACAAACTTCTTTCCAAAATATTAGCGATATGCAGATCACCTGGATTTagtttcagttttttctttGCTGATGTAGATGTAATTCCCTTCTCGCGATGTTCTCCTGTCACATCAACGTCATCACACAgtccttccccttcattttcAATATTGCTGATAGTTTCCTTACTGGAAATTGAACCTTCAAGAAACTGTAGTCTCCTAAAATATATGTAGGTGCCCTTTCTTGCCTCCGACCCGGATGGTAGAGTCTTTTGTCTCTTTAATTCCCTTGCGAAGTTATCTCGCAAATGCTTCCACTTTCTTTGCAAGGACAGGCCTGAAAAATAATTGTACAAAATACTAAAGTGTCACTGAATCTTGAATATTTATAGtgtataagaaaaatatttccttgtgtgtgtgtgtgtgtgtgtgtgtgtgtgtgtgtgtgtgtgtgtgtgtgtgtgtgtgtggagagagagagagagagagagagagagagagagagagagagagagagagagagagagagagagagagagagagagagagagagagagagagagagagagagattatgtgagaaaaaatagCCTTTCCTAGACATAACATTTATAATGCTATCTTT contains:
- the LOC135096799 gene encoding uncharacterized protein LOC135096799, which produces MAEQRLEAIDTDLLINEIEKRPALWDMQSPYYKDRNLKKKCWEEIADIFCSSGEVKEKQAMGLSLQRKWKHLRDNFARELKRQKTLPSGSEARKGTYIYFRRLQFLEGSISSKETISNIENEGEGLCDDVDVTGEHREKGITSTSAKKKLKLNPGDLHIANILERSLLARQIEEEKQNDEDKLFCLSLYKEMKKVPESSRLMTKIELLNVLHRAQTLGTHHPIQSFQYANSYTQPLPHYSGFTAQPQTPYTRVCPTPSPVATNSVHNIKPVHQAHSHNPPTAGPSGYTPSSHTPSSPSVVHPTTPSPGGAASQVSDTQSDYIDMFD